In a single window of the Oenanthe melanoleuca isolate GR-GAL-2019-014 chromosome 28, OMel1.0, whole genome shotgun sequence genome:
- the LOC130264479 gene encoding ubiquitin carboxyl-terminal hydrolase 42-like isoform X1, whose product MALPQRILSPPEEICMDWQQRQRPGAGLCNLGSTCYINVILQCLTYTPPLANYLLSRDHSQLCHRQGFCMMCIMEAHVRKVLHSSANVIWPRAVVKDLKFIGEEFEPDMAGDAYEFLRCALEAMQRACLSGSSGVDISSQTTTIIHQIFGGFLKSRVICLRCQAVSDSYKAFLHVLLDIKAPSSLTTALEDFVTPKKLDGKYCFKCSKCEKKVTASKRVTVHCVPKVFTVCLERAADHTGKKISKIVEYPEYLDLRPYMSDTAGEPLLYSLYALVVHSGDTCLDGHFFCYTKASNGLWYKMDDESVDNCGIHTVLRQQAYLLFYARCSDLKMGGMVASSLTPSYAHSFLSQWQASSEQAGSAGTHDPPGRTMSMNCQRTSARKRIQSRSLQRDNDHCSWFMNSSGSNNSTGRKRKRTNPPSRDHALKDGTASGPFNRSCQWAPAPSATWVQHLPRQKEQSQSSQQGYDLCRRFVEITDYHQSVRRRRRSWWKRSPPHCDQELKNDPLEGSSNASSKRANAPCAAQEQSLPRQREQSRSPQWGYDLRRRFVEITDYHQSAKRRRKHSFGTNKQKRQS is encoded by the exons ATGGCTCTGCCACAAAGGATCCTCTCTCCCCCAGAAGAGATTTGCATGGACTGGCAGCAAAGACAGAGACCTGGAGCAGGACTCTGCAACCTGGGCAGCACTTGCTACATCAATGTcatcctgcagtgcctgacATACACACCACCTTTGGCCAACTACCTGCTCTCTCGTGACCATAGCCAGTTGT GTCATCGGCAAGGCTTCTGCATGATGTGCATTATGGAAGCGCACGTTAGGAAAGTCCTGCACTCTTCAGCCAATGTCATCTGGCCTAGGGCTGTTGTCAAAGACCTCAAAT TCATAGGAGAAGAATTTGAGCCTGACATGGCTGGAGATGCCTATGAGTTCTTACGCTGTGCTCTTGAGGCCATGCAGAGAGCTTGTCTGAGTGGAAGCAGTGG TGTGGACATCTCTTCTCAAACAACTACCATCATCCATCAAATATTTGGGGGCTTTCTGAAATCCAGAG tcATATGCTTGAGGTGCCAAGCAGTTTCTGATTCCTACAAGGCCTTCCTTCATGTCCTTTTGGATATCAAA GCACCCTCATCTCTCACCACAGCTCTGGAGGACTTTGTGACACCCAAGAAGCTGGATGGAAAATACTGCTTCAAATGTAGCAA GTGTGAGAAGAAGGTAACCGCCTCCAAGAGGGTTACAGTCCATTGTGTGCCCAAGGTCTTCACAGTGTGCCTGGAAAGGGCTGCCGACCACACAGGCAAGAAGATCAGCAAG ATTGTTGAGTATCCCGAGTACTTGGATCTTCGGCCATACATGTCTGACACAGCTGGAGAACCACTCCTCTACTCCTTATATGCTCTTGTTGTGCACAGTGGTGACACCTGTCTTGATGGACACTTCTTCTGCTACACAAAG GCCAGCAATGGACTATGGTACAAGATGGATGATGAGTCTGTGGATAATTGTGGCATCCACACAGTTCTCAGGCAGCAAGCCTATTTGCTGTTCTATGCCAG atgcTCTGATTTGAAAATGGGAGGAATGGTGGCTTCCTCTCTGACACCATCCTATGCCCATTCCTTCCTCAGTCAGTGGCAGGCCAGCAGTGAGCAAGCAGGTTCTGCAGGGACACATGATCCACCTGGTAGGACTATGTCAATGAACTGCCAGAGGACAAGTGCCAGGAAGAGGATCCAGAGCAGATCCCTGCAGCGGGACAATGATCACTGCAGCTGGTTCATGAACAGCAGTGGCTCCAACAACTCaacaggaaggaagagaaaaagaactaATCCTCCAAGTCGTGACCATGCTCTCAAGGATGGCACAGCTTCAGGGCCCTTCAACAGAAGCTGTCAGtgggctcctgctcccagtgctaCTTGGGTACAACACCTGCCAAGACAGAAAGAGCAAAGCCAGTCCTCACAGCAGGGCTATGATCTCTGCAGACGGTTTGTGGAGATCACGGACTACCACCAGtcagtgaggaggaggaggaggagctggtggaAAAGAAGTCCTCCACACTGTGACCAAGAGCTAAAGAATGACCCACTGGAAGGGTCCTCGAATGCTAGCTCCAAGAGGGCTAAtgcaccctgtgctgcccaggagcaatccctgccaaggcagagagagcagagcagatcaCCACAATGGGGCTATGATCTCCGCAGACGGTTTGTGGAGATCACAGACTACCACCAGTCAgcaaagaggaggagaaaacacTCATTTGGaacaaacaagcagaaaagaCAAAGCTAG
- the LOC130264479 gene encoding ubiquitin carboxyl-terminal hydrolase 42-like isoform X2 — MALPQRILSPPEEICMDWQQRQRPGAGLCNLGSTCYINVILQCLTYTPPLANYLLSRDHSQLCHRQGFCMMCIMEAHVRKVLHSSANVIWPRAVVKDLKFIGEEFEPDMAGDAYEFLRCALEAMQRACLSGSSGVDISSQTTTIIHQIFGGFLKSRVICLRCQAVSDSYKAFLHVLLDIKAPSSLTTALEDFVTPKKLDGKYCFKCSKCEKKVTASKRVTVHCVPKVFTVCLERAADHTGKKISKIVEYPEYLDLRPYMSDTAGEPLLYSLYALVVHSGDTCLDGHFFCYTKASNGLWYKMDDESVDNCGIHTVLRQQAYLLFYASQWQASSEQAGSAGTHDPPGRTMSMNCQRTSARKRIQSRSLQRDNDHCSWFMNSSGSNNSTGRKRKRTNPPSRDHALKDGTASGPFNRSCQWAPAPSATWVQHLPRQKEQSQSSQQGYDLCRRFVEITDYHQSVRRRRRSWWKRSPPHCDQELKNDPLEGSSNASSKRANAPCAAQEQSLPRQREQSRSPQWGYDLRRRFVEITDYHQSAKRRRKHSFGTNKQKRQS; from the exons ATGGCTCTGCCACAAAGGATCCTCTCTCCCCCAGAAGAGATTTGCATGGACTGGCAGCAAAGACAGAGACCTGGAGCAGGACTCTGCAACCTGGGCAGCACTTGCTACATCAATGTcatcctgcagtgcctgacATACACACCACCTTTGGCCAACTACCTGCTCTCTCGTGACCATAGCCAGTTGT GTCATCGGCAAGGCTTCTGCATGATGTGCATTATGGAAGCGCACGTTAGGAAAGTCCTGCACTCTTCAGCCAATGTCATCTGGCCTAGGGCTGTTGTCAAAGACCTCAAAT TCATAGGAGAAGAATTTGAGCCTGACATGGCTGGAGATGCCTATGAGTTCTTACGCTGTGCTCTTGAGGCCATGCAGAGAGCTTGTCTGAGTGGAAGCAGTGG TGTGGACATCTCTTCTCAAACAACTACCATCATCCATCAAATATTTGGGGGCTTTCTGAAATCCAGAG tcATATGCTTGAGGTGCCAAGCAGTTTCTGATTCCTACAAGGCCTTCCTTCATGTCCTTTTGGATATCAAA GCACCCTCATCTCTCACCACAGCTCTGGAGGACTTTGTGACACCCAAGAAGCTGGATGGAAAATACTGCTTCAAATGTAGCAA GTGTGAGAAGAAGGTAACCGCCTCCAAGAGGGTTACAGTCCATTGTGTGCCCAAGGTCTTCACAGTGTGCCTGGAAAGGGCTGCCGACCACACAGGCAAGAAGATCAGCAAG ATTGTTGAGTATCCCGAGTACTTGGATCTTCGGCCATACATGTCTGACACAGCTGGAGAACCACTCCTCTACTCCTTATATGCTCTTGTTGTGCACAGTGGTGACACCTGTCTTGATGGACACTTCTTCTGCTACACAAAG GCCAGCAATGGACTATGGTACAAGATGGATGATGAGTCTGTGGATAATTGTGGCATCCACACAGTTCTCAGGCAGCAAGCCTATTTGCTGTTCTATGCCAG TCAGTGGCAGGCCAGCAGTGAGCAAGCAGGTTCTGCAGGGACACATGATCCACCTGGTAGGACTATGTCAATGAACTGCCAGAGGACAAGTGCCAGGAAGAGGATCCAGAGCAGATCCCTGCAGCGGGACAATGATCACTGCAGCTGGTTCATGAACAGCAGTGGCTCCAACAACTCaacaggaaggaagagaaaaagaactaATCCTCCAAGTCGTGACCATGCTCTCAAGGATGGCACAGCTTCAGGGCCCTTCAACAGAAGCTGTCAGtgggctcctgctcccagtgctaCTTGGGTACAACACCTGCCAAGACAGAAAGAGCAAAGCCAGTCCTCACAGCAGGGCTATGATCTCTGCAGACGGTTTGTGGAGATCACGGACTACCACCAGtcagtgaggaggaggaggaggagctggtggaAAAGAAGTCCTCCACACTGTGACCAAGAGCTAAAGAATGACCCACTGGAAGGGTCCTCGAATGCTAGCTCCAAGAGGGCTAAtgcaccctgtgctgcccaggagcaatccctgccaaggcagagagagcagagcagatcaCCACAATGGGGCTATGATCTCCGCAGACGGTTTGTGGAGATCACAGACTACCACCAGTCAgcaaagaggaggagaaaacacTCATTTGGaacaaacaagcagaaaagaCAAAGCTAG